The following are encoded in a window of Ferribacterium limneticum genomic DNA:
- a CDS encoding LysR family transcriptional regulator translates to MDRAAEMTAFVRTVETGGFSAAAREMGLTPSALSKLVNRLEDRLGARLLTRTTRRLQLTVEGEAFFNRARPILTAMDEAEAEVAEAGTHPRGLLRLHCGSAFGMHQLTPAIPRFLEKHRDIELEVTINDVPPAPADDHFDLTIRIGTLEDSSSVARRICNLERVICAAPSYLERFGTPRTPDELQQHNCLWITTLPALRRWPFDTDDGIRVVHIGGNVVANNAETVLQLAVAGVGITRLTDVIVGQAIRRGALVPILADWHHVEPVPLFVTYPSGRHLAPKVRVMVDFLVEEFGRAPWRV, encoded by the coding sequence ATGGATCGCGCCGCCGAGATGACCGCTTTTGTTCGCACCGTGGAAACCGGCGGATTCTCTGCGGCGGCCCGGGAAATGGGGCTGACCCCGTCGGCGCTGTCCAAACTGGTCAACCGCCTCGAAGACCGTCTCGGCGCCCGCCTGCTCACCCGGACTACCCGCCGCCTGCAACTGACCGTCGAGGGCGAGGCTTTCTTCAACCGGGCGCGACCAATCCTGACGGCAATGGACGAAGCCGAGGCCGAAGTGGCCGAAGCCGGCACCCATCCGCGCGGCCTGCTGCGCCTGCATTGCGGCTCGGCCTTCGGCATGCATCAGCTGACACCGGCGATCCCGCGCTTTCTCGAAAAGCATCGTGACATCGAACTCGAAGTCACCATCAACGACGTCCCTCCCGCCCCGGCCGATGACCATTTCGACCTGACCATCCGCATCGGCACACTCGAAGACTCCTCCAGCGTGGCGCGCCGCATCTGCAACCTCGAACGCGTCATCTGCGCCGCCCCGAGCTACCTCGAACGCTTCGGCACCCCGCGCACCCCGGACGAGTTGCAGCAGCACAACTGCTTGTGGATCACCACCCTGCCCGCCTTGCGCCGCTGGCCCTTCGACACCGACGACGGCATTCGGGTCGTCCATATCGGCGGCAACGTCGTCGCCAATAATGCCGAAACCGTACTGCAACTGGCCGTTGCCGGCGTCGGCATCACCCGCCTGACCGATGTCATCGTCGGCCAGGCCATCCGCCGCGGCGCCCTGGTCCCGATTCTCGCTGACTGGCACCACGTCGAGCCTGTTCCGCTCTTCGTCACCTACCCCAGCGGCCGCCACCTGGCGCCAAAGGTCCGGGTCATGGTCGACTTTCTGGTCGAAGAATTCGGGCGCGCGCCCTGGCGGGTGTAG
- a CDS encoding DUF1887 family protein: MAIIRCNKCTLLAEQPDNLAGQSIACPKCAAPAPVYSTLFFIEKLLDKYFDAQREIIRLKSAAEPAKAVVAEPVPADTAPPDIDLANTDFLATELQHGPIYDWFQKKQIKVQANMRGVDTSGFFDEIAEAIGSSYEVLKEVLERIRWSQQKEHASTTIHLEKKSPAEAKAISAFCQQLYDFSFVAKCFHNKPENNVRLILQTAPTIRNFFNGEWLEWHALMTSLRYAKERQRRFSCTRGLNLLLSNGDPYEIDVFLLIDGKLPICIECKSGEFRQNIDRYLALRKRLGLEAKQFVMCITGLSDENAKAFSAMYDLTFVNERGLAGHLGRLF, from the coding sequence ATGGCAATCATCCGCTGCAACAAATGCACCCTGCTCGCCGAGCAGCCTGACAATCTCGCCGGACAAAGCATCGCCTGCCCCAAATGTGCCGCCCCGGCACCGGTGTATTCGACCCTGTTTTTCATCGAAAAACTGCTCGACAAATATTTCGATGCCCAGCGCGAGATCATTCGCCTGAAGTCGGCAGCAGAACCGGCCAAGGCAGTTGTCGCAGAGCCTGTACCGGCGGATACAGCGCCGCCCGATATCGATCTGGCCAACACCGATTTTCTGGCGACCGAACTACAGCACGGACCAATCTACGACTGGTTCCAGAAGAAACAGATCAAGGTTCAGGCCAATATGCGCGGCGTCGATACCAGCGGCTTTTTCGACGAAATAGCCGAAGCCATCGGCAGCAGTTACGAGGTCCTCAAGGAAGTACTCGAACGCATCCGCTGGTCGCAACAGAAAGAGCACGCTAGCACGACCATCCACCTCGAGAAGAAGTCGCCAGCCGAAGCCAAGGCCATTTCGGCCTTCTGCCAGCAGCTTTACGATTTTTCCTTCGTCGCCAAATGCTTCCACAACAAGCCGGAAAACAATGTCCGGCTGATCCTGCAGACAGCGCCGACCATCCGCAACTTTTTCAATGGCGAATGGCTGGAATGGCATGCGCTGATGACTTCCCTGCGCTACGCCAAGGAACGCCAACGCCGTTTTTCCTGCACGCGCGGATTGAATCTTTTGTTGAGCAACGGTGACCCTTACGAAATCGACGTTTTCCTGCTCATTGATGGCAAGCTGCCAATCTGCATCGAATGCAAGAGCGGCGAATTCCGTCAGAACATTGACCGCTACCTGGCGCTGCGCAAGCGCCTTGGTCTGGAAGCCAAACAATTTGTGATGTGCATTACCGGCCTCAGCGACGAAAACGCCAAGGCTTTTTCCGCCATGTATGACCTGACATTCGTCAATGAACGAGGTCTGGCTGGGCATCTTGGCCGGCTTTTCTAA
- a CDS encoding methyl-accepting chemotaxis protein: MGLFNFRSLKGRLTLSVLVALISLIALGAFEIIHLRGQLLADRKTTLQAAVDIAMTTVKEFQAKESRGELSRDEAQRQAKDVLRSMRYQGTEYFYTYDSKGMGVMHPVRPEYVGKPHWDRQDKSGAYTIRNMIGVALDKSGFVETQTPRPGSDVQVPKLHFLLHFEPWDWVIGTGLYVDDLDTLFYAQVRNAAIVIGLILLIVGAVAWSMARSILAQIGGEPALALTAMGQVAAGDLTVSLGEARRDSLLGELGNLVQSLRTMMSEIAQGASQVANSARQIADTSAEVAQAAESETEATQAMAAAMEELTVSITHVSENADETERYASTAADLAKQGEQSVETVANNISTMAGTVSDAAEKVRMLSTNTQEVARIASVIKDIAGQTNLLALNAAIEAARAGEQGRGFAVVADEVRVLAERTEKATVEISGVVERIQNETVNTAKVMDAALPEAEKARSTASQTTELLHRIAEGSRSAQGLVRDVAASTREQSEASTALAQQVERIANQVEHTGQSMNITATAAQSLLNTAQSLKAATERFRI; this comes from the coding sequence ATGGGGCTATTCAATTTCCGTAGTTTGAAGGGAAGGCTGACCCTTTCAGTGCTTGTTGCCCTGATCAGCCTGATCGCCCTAGGGGCCTTCGAGATCATCCACCTGCGCGGCCAGTTGCTGGCCGACCGCAAGACTACCCTGCAGGCCGCTGTGGATATCGCCATGACCACCGTCAAGGAATTCCAGGCCAAGGAAAGCCGGGGCGAACTGAGTCGGGATGAAGCCCAGAGACAGGCCAAGGATGTTTTGCGCAGCATGCGCTACCAGGGCACCGAATACTTCTATACCTACGACAGCAAGGGCATGGGCGTCATGCATCCGGTACGCCCGGAATATGTCGGCAAGCCCCACTGGGACCGCCAGGACAAATCCGGCGCTTACACCATCCGCAACATGATCGGCGTGGCGCTCGATAAAAGCGGTTTTGTCGAAACCCAGACACCCCGCCCCGGCAGCGATGTACAGGTACCGAAGTTGCACTTTCTGCTGCATTTTGAACCGTGGGACTGGGTCATCGGCACCGGTCTCTACGTCGATGATCTCGACACCCTCTTCTATGCCCAGGTCCGCAATGCCGCCATCGTCATTGGTCTGATCCTGCTGATTGTCGGCGCCGTTGCCTGGTCGATGGCGCGCTCCATTCTAGCCCAGATCGGAGGCGAACCCGCCCTGGCGCTCACCGCCATGGGTCAGGTGGCCGCCGGCGACTTGACGGTATCCCTCGGCGAGGCCCGACGCGACAGCCTGCTCGGCGAACTGGGCAATCTTGTTCAGTCGCTGCGCACCATGATGAGTGAAATCGCCCAGGGCGCCAGCCAGGTCGCCAACTCGGCCCGGCAAATTGCCGACACCTCGGCCGAGGTCGCCCAGGCCGCCGAATCGGAAACCGAGGCGACTCAGGCCATGGCCGCCGCCATGGAAGAGCTCACTGTCTCGATCACCCATGTCTCCGAAAACGCCGACGAAACCGAACGCTACGCCAGCACGGCGGCCGACCTTGCCAAGCAGGGCGAACAGAGCGTCGAAACTGTTGCCAATAACATCTCGACAATGGCCGGCACTGTTTCCGACGCGGCCGAAAAAGTACGCATGCTGTCGACCAACACCCAGGAAGTCGCCCGGATTGCCTCGGTCATCAAGGACATCGCCGGCCAGACCAATCTGCTCGCGCTCAACGCGGCCATCGAAGCGGCACGCGCTGGCGAACAGGGCCGCGGCTTCGCCGTGGTCGCCGATGAAGTACGCGTTCTCGCCGAGCGGACGGAAAAAGCCACGGTGGAGATATCGGGCGTCGTCGAACGCATCCAGAACGAGACCGTGAATACCGCCAAGGTGATGGACGCTGCGCTGCCTGAAGCAGAGAAGGCGCGCTCGACAGCCAGTCAGACCACCGAGCTGCTCCATCGCATCGCCGAAGGTTCGCGCTCAGCCCAGGGTCTGGTCCGCGACGTCGCCGCCTCGACCCGGGAACAGAGCGAGGCGAGCACGGCGCTGGCCCAACAGGTCGAACGCATTGCCAACCAGGTTGAACACACCGGGCAAAGCATGAACATCACGGCCACCGCCGCCCAGTCCCTGCTCAATACCGCCCAATCGCTCAAAGCGGCAACGGAACGCTTCCGGATTTAA
- a CDS encoding FxDxF family PEP-CTERM protein, with protein MNQIAFSKLENPMKLRKTAVLAAILAAGISGQALAVQAAPTPVAAFEWEMLGLGSNDTIGTAQDLGTVGLGDNINVFGARLSSVPGGTSVDYFKFVTSQVLDLSFAVNAPYGISETNDPIVGLFGSNGVKISEDDDSNAGYDSLLTAQGLAAGTYYVAISGFSNFDFTGNGGNSNWYYNLNITTGTPSVVLSAPVPEPESYAMFLAGLGIIGAVARRRQAV; from the coding sequence ATGAATCAAATAGCATTTTCAAAATTGGAGAACCCCATGAAATTACGCAAAACCGCAGTTCTAGCTGCCATTCTCGCTGCCGGCATCAGCGGCCAGGCATTGGCCGTTCAAGCCGCACCAACTCCAGTTGCCGCTTTTGAATGGGAGATGCTGGGTCTGGGCAGCAACGATACGATCGGCACAGCTCAAGACCTCGGCACGGTAGGCCTTGGTGACAACATCAACGTTTTCGGCGCGCGCCTGTCCTCCGTTCCAGGAGGAACCTCGGTTGACTACTTCAAGTTCGTCACCTCTCAGGTTTTGGATCTGTCTTTCGCCGTCAATGCCCCCTATGGCATCTCCGAAACGAATGACCCCATCGTTGGACTGTTTGGCAGTAACGGCGTCAAAATCTCCGAAGACGACGACAGCAATGCCGGCTACGACTCACTGTTGACAGCCCAAGGCCTGGCAGCCGGCACCTATTACGTGGCAATTTCCGGTTTTTCCAATTTCGATTTCACCGGCAACGGCGGTAACAGCAACTGGTATTACAACCTCAACATAACAACCGGCACCCCGAGTGTTGTTTTGTCTGCGCCTGTCCCGGAACCCGAGTCCTACGCCATGTTCCTGGCCGGTCTGGGCATCATCGGCGCTGTTGCGCGTCGCCGCCAAGCCGTCTGA
- the hrpA gene encoding ATP-dependent RNA helicase HrpA: MKQEKPARAAELAENLCLSSDLKRLRGMQRELLRSTGNKREKLQADLAALLERSRAAVAERRARLPKPEFQSDLPVNERRADIAELIEKNQVVIVCGETGSGKTTQLPKICLDLGLGARGLIGHTQPRRLAARSVATRLAQELKTQVGAGIGVKIRFQDRSSPESWVKLMTDGILLAESQSDPYLNAYEAIIIDEAHERSLNIDFLLGYLKQLLVKRPDLKVIITSATIDADRFSTHFTVNGKKAPIIEVSGRLYPVEVRYRPVEDLEKKDDERDLYDAIVDAADEVARLGSGDILVFLPGEREIREAAEALRKHALARPGLSSAHAPEILPLFSRLSAGDQDRIFKPSGGQRRIVLATNVAETSLTVPGIRYVIDTGLARVKRYSYRNKVEQLQIEKVSQAAARQRAGRCGRVAAGVCIRLYDELDFNARPPFTDPEILRSSLAGVILRMKSLRLTDVESFPFIEPPPAKAIADGYALLQELGALDDDNVLTPIGASLAKLPLDPRIGRMLVAARDLGCLKEVMVIAAGLSAQDPRERPQDRQHAADEKHKLFADEKSEFLGWWKLWNWFQNAVEHKKSNKQLIDTCHAHFLSYLRMREWREVHGQLHAMVAELGWKESELPGTYDAIHQALLAGLLGNLGCKADESGFYLGARGIRYLIHPSSPLQKKAGKWIMAAEITETTRLFGRCVARIEPDWLEKVGAHLVKRQYFDAHWEKKMMQVSGWERTTLYGVVINPKRRIHYGPMAPAESREIFIRQGLVSEEIDEAFAKRWPFFQHNQKLIREIEHLEHKQRRQDVLVDDELIFAFYDSIIPEGIHNGATFDHWRKEAERETPKLLYLSKDDLMRHSAAGVTTEAFPHHIKVGGIDYPLSYHFEPGSPRDGVTLTLPLAQLNQIPVLRMEWLVPGLLKEKLVQLIKTLPQKIRAKVVPVPEFVEEFMSTVAGNEKKMNQGLITPLIDHILEARGLNARGWAVTPDAFRPDALPLHFSMNYKLIDEHGRQLDMNRSLVALRAEWGKQAKDEFAELHETPSEFTNLSDWTFGELPELMEVPVAGQTVLGYPGLTDDGESVSLKVFDSAEEAAAAHRAGLLRLFMLQFRDQVKYFDKNIPGLSQMAMQYMALGSADDLKNQIVALTFERACLTEPLPTTPNAFKSRCGDSKARLGLIMQEVCRLVGTVLTEWQAVVKKLPAFKAHAAAVADIEAQLKRLMGRNFLIDTPFERLQHYPRYFKAVVVRLDKLKANPGRDAQLMVEYTPLWTNYERRAIQLAKLGTLDPQVEQFRWLLEELRVGLYAQELRTPVPVSSKRLQKQWEGIKNG, translated from the coding sequence ATGAAACAAGAGAAACCCGCCCGCGCTGCCGAACTCGCTGAAAACCTTTGCCTGAGCAGCGACCTGAAGCGCCTGCGCGGCATGCAGCGCGAATTGTTACGGTCAACCGGAAATAAGCGCGAAAAACTGCAAGCCGATCTGGCCGCGCTGCTTGAGCGTTCGCGCGCGGCCGTGGCCGAACGCCGGGCCCGACTGCCGAAACCGGAGTTTCAGAGCGATCTGCCGGTCAATGAGCGGCGGGCCGACATTGCTGAGTTGATCGAGAAAAATCAGGTCGTCATCGTCTGCGGTGAAACCGGTTCGGGCAAGACGACGCAGTTGCCGAAGATTTGTCTCGATCTGGGCCTTGGCGCCCGTGGACTGATCGGTCACACCCAGCCGCGCCGGCTGGCCGCCCGTTCGGTCGCGACGCGGCTGGCTCAGGAATTGAAGACGCAGGTCGGCGCTGGCATTGGTGTCAAGATCCGCTTCCAGGACCGGTCGTCCCCGGAAAGCTGGGTCAAGCTGATGACCGACGGCATCCTGCTCGCCGAGTCGCAGTCTGACCCCTACCTCAACGCCTACGAGGCGATCATCATCGACGAGGCGCACGAGCGCAGCCTCAACATCGATTTCCTGCTCGGCTACCTCAAGCAGTTGCTGGTCAAGCGGCCGGACCTCAAGGTCATCATCACCTCGGCGACCATCGACGCCGACCGGTTCTCGACGCATTTCACGGTCAACGGGAAAAAAGCGCCGATTATCGAAGTCTCCGGCCGGCTCTACCCGGTCGAGGTGCGTTACCGGCCGGTCGAGGATCTGGAAAAAAAGGACGACGAGCGCGATCTCTACGACGCCATCGTCGATGCGGCCGACGAAGTGGCGCGGCTGGGCAGCGGCGACATCCTCGTCTTTCTGCCCGGCGAACGGGAAATCCGCGAGGCGGCCGAAGCCCTGCGCAAGCACGCGCTGGCTCGCCCCGGTTTGTCGAGCGCCCATGCTCCGGAAATCCTGCCGCTTTTCTCGCGCCTGTCGGCCGGCGATCAGGATCGCATCTTCAAGCCTTCCGGCGGCCAGCGGCGCATCGTGCTGGCCACCAATGTGGCTGAAACCTCGCTCACCGTGCCGGGCATCCGCTACGTCATCGACACCGGGCTGGCCCGCGTCAAGCGCTATTCCTACCGCAACAAGGTCGAACAGTTGCAGATCGAAAAGGTCTCGCAGGCGGCGGCGCGGCAGCGGGCCGGGCGATGCGGCCGGGTGGCGGCGGGCGTCTGCATTCGTTTGTACGATGAGCTGGATTTCAACGCCCGGCCGCCCTTCACCGATCCGGAAATCCTTCGGTCATCGCTGGCCGGCGTTATCCTGCGCATGAAGTCGCTGCGTCTGACCGACGTCGAGAGCTTCCCGTTCATCGAGCCGCCGCCGGCCAAGGCCATCGCCGACGGCTACGCGCTGTTGCAGGAACTCGGCGCACTGGACGACGACAATGTGCTGACGCCGATTGGCGCCTCGCTGGCCAAACTGCCGCTCGACCCGCGCATCGGCCGCATGCTCGTCGCGGCGCGCGATCTCGGTTGCCTCAAGGAAGTCATGGTCATCGCCGCTGGCCTGTCGGCGCAAGACCCGCGCGAACGGCCGCAGGACCGCCAGCATGCGGCCGACGAAAAACACAAGCTGTTCGCCGACGAGAAGTCGGAATTCCTCGGTTGGTGGAAGCTCTGGAACTGGTTCCAGAACGCCGTCGAGCACAAGAAATCGAACAAGCAGCTGATCGATACCTGCCATGCCCATTTTCTGTCCTATTTGCGCATGCGGGAATGGCGCGAGGTGCATGGGCAGTTGCATGCGATGGTGGCTGAGCTCGGCTGGAAGGAAAGCGAACTGCCCGGCACCTACGACGCCATCCACCAGGCGCTCCTCGCCGGCCTGCTCGGCAACCTCGGCTGCAAGGCCGACGAGTCCGGTTTCTACCTCGGCGCGCGTGGCATTCGCTACCTCATCCACCCCTCGTCGCCGCTGCAAAAGAAGGCCGGCAAGTGGATCATGGCCGCCGAGATCACCGAGACGACGCGCCTCTTCGGCCGCTGCGTCGCCCGCATCGAACCGGACTGGCTGGAGAAAGTGGGCGCTCACCTTGTCAAGCGCCAGTACTTCGACGCCCATTGGGAAAAGAAGATGATGCAGGTTTCGGGCTGGGAGCGGACGACGCTCTACGGCGTGGTCATCAACCCGAAACGGCGCATCCATTACGGCCCGATGGCCCCGGCCGAATCGCGCGAAATCTTCATCCGCCAGGGCCTGGTCAGCGAGGAAATCGACGAGGCTTTCGCCAAGCGCTGGCCCTTCTTCCAGCACAACCAGAAGCTGATCCGCGAGATCGAGCACCTCGAACACAAACAGCGCCGGCAGGACGTGCTGGTCGATGACGAGCTGATTTTCGCCTTCTACGACTCGATCATTCCCGAAGGCATCCACAACGGCGCCACCTTCGACCACTGGCGCAAGGAAGCCGAGCGCGAGACGCCGAAGCTGCTCTACCTGTCGAAAGATGACCTCATGCGTCACTCGGCGGCCGGCGTGACGACCGAGGCTTTTCCGCATCACATCAAGGTGGGCGGCATCGATTACCCGCTGAGCTACCACTTCGAGCCCGGTTCGCCGCGCGATGGCGTGACGCTGACCTTGCCGCTGGCCCAGCTCAACCAGATTCCCGTGCTCCGCATGGAATGGCTGGTGCCCGGGCTGCTCAAGGAAAAGCTCGTCCAGCTCATCAAGACGCTGCCGCAAAAGATCCGGGCGAAAGTGGTGCCGGTGCCGGAATTTGTCGAAGAATTCATGTCGACCGTGGCAGGCAACGAAAAGAAGATGAATCAGGGCCTGATCACGCCGCTGATCGACCACATCCTCGAAGCGCGCGGCCTCAATGCCCGCGGCTGGGCCGTGACGCCGGATGCCTTCCGGCCCGATGCGCTGCCTTTGCATTTCTCGATGAACTACAAGCTCATCGACGAACACGGTCGCCAGCTCGACATGAACCGCAGCCTCGTAGCCCTGCGTGCAGAGTGGGGCAAGCAAGCCAAGGATGAATTCGCCGAACTGCACGAAACGCCGTCCGAATTCACCAACCTCTCCGACTGGACTTTCGGCGAGTTGCCGGAGCTCATGGAAGTTCCGGTCGCCGGCCAGACCGTGCTCGGCTACCCTGGCCTGACCGACGATGGCGAGAGCGTCAGCCTCAAGGTATTCGATTCCGCCGAAGAGGCCGCCGCCGCCCATCGGGCGGGTCTGCTTCGCCTGTTCATGCTGCAGTTCCGCGATCAGGTGAAGTATTTCGACAAGAACATTCCCGGCCTGAGCCAGATGGCCATGCAGTACATGGCGCTGGGCAGCGCCGACGACCTCAAGAACCAGATCGTCGCCCTGACCTTCGAGCGCGCCTGCCTGACCGAGCCGCTGCCGACGACGCCGAATGCCTTCAAGAGCCGTTGCGGCGACAGCAAGGCACGGCTCGGGCTGATCATGCAGGAGGTTTGTCGGCTGGTCGGTACGGTGCTCACCGAATGGCAGGCCGTGGTCAAGAAGCTGCCGGCCTTCAAGGCGCATGCCGCGGCGGTCGCCGACATCGAGGCGCAACTCAAGCGCCTGATGGGCAGGAACTTCCTGATCGATACGCCCTTCGAGCGCCTGCAACATTACCCGCGCTACTTCAAGGCCGTCGTCGTCCGCCTCGACAAGCTCAAGGCCAACCCGGGGCGTGATGCCCAACTGATGGTCGAATACACGCCGCTATGGACCAACTACGAACGCCGCGCCATACAACTGGCCAAGCTCGGCACACTCGACCCGCAGGTCGAACAGTTCCGCTGGCTGCTTGAGGAATTGCGCGTCGGCCTCTACGCGCAGGAGTTGCGGACGCCGGTGCCGGTTTCCTCCAAACGGCTGCAAAAACAATGGGAAGGAATCAAGAATGGGTGA
- a CDS encoding alpha/beta hydrolase has protein sequence MSDVAYGSDPDQRYDLYRPATSDKAPAILMVHGGGWRLGDKDMRRVVNNKADRWLPRGIAFVSINYRMQPKAPPLEQARDVARALADVQRNWQKLGVDRSNIVLMGHSAGAHLIALLAARPELLAEAEAQAVRGFILLDSGALDVPAIMNTKHFRLYDRAFGNNPADWRAASPIHHLQQATPPILAVCSSRRNDACPQARAFVARARQAGTQAEVLPLDKTHGEINSELGEATEYTAAVEGFLSRLSPQLAERLR, from the coding sequence TTGAGCGATGTCGCTTACGGCAGCGACCCCGATCAACGCTACGACCTCTACCGGCCGGCGACCAGCGACAAGGCACCGGCCATACTGATGGTTCACGGCGGCGGCTGGCGGCTTGGCGACAAGGACATGCGTCGCGTCGTCAACAACAAGGCCGACCGCTGGCTGCCGCGTGGCATCGCCTTCGTTTCGATCAATTACCGCATGCAGCCCAAGGCGCCGCCGCTCGAACAAGCGCGCGACGTGGCACGGGCGCTGGCCGACGTGCAGCGAAATTGGCAAAAACTGGGCGTTGACCGTAGCAATATCGTTTTGATGGGCCATTCGGCCGGCGCCCACCTGATCGCACTGCTCGCCGCCCGTCCGGAACTGCTGGCCGAGGCCGAAGCACAGGCAGTGCGGGGCTTCATCCTGCTCGACAGCGGGGCGCTTGATGTGCCGGCAATCATGAATACCAAGCATTTCCGCCTGTACGACCGGGCTTTTGGCAACAACCCGGCCGACTGGAGAGCCGCCTCACCGATTCATCATTTGCAGCAAGCAACGCCGCCTATCCTCGCTGTCTGCTCCAGTCGCCGCAACGACGCCTGTCCACAGGCGCGCGCTTTCGTCGCCCGGGCACGGCAAGCGGGGACTCAGGCCGAAGTCCTGCCACTGGACAAAACGCATGGTGAAATCAATAGCGAACTCGGCGAAGCGACGGAATACACCGCCGCCGTCGAAGGTTTTCTCAGCCGGCTATCGCCACAGTTGGCCGAACGCCTGCGCTAG
- the trhA gene encoding PAQR family membrane homeostasis protein TrhA, whose amino-acid sequence MYYGERFNAWTHLLGALLALSGAIWLIVAAALSGDAVKTASVVVYGVTLVMLYSISTIYHSVRGPFKRILRKLDHLSIYLLIAGSYTPFCLISLRGPWGWWLFGIVWTLAAIGMLQEIKPRSEARVMSLVIYAVMGWIVLVAIKPLLASLGLAGFLWLAGGGVFYTVGIIFFAFDERFRHWHGIWHLFVIAGSLMHFIAILFYVV is encoded by the coding sequence ATGTATTACGGAGAACGCTTCAACGCCTGGACCCACCTCCTCGGCGCCCTGCTCGCCCTGAGCGGGGCGATCTGGCTGATCGTCGCCGCCGCACTGAGCGGCGATGCCGTGAAAACCGCCAGCGTCGTTGTTTATGGCGTCACGCTGGTCATGCTCTACAGCATCTCGACCATTTATCACAGCGTACGAGGGCCATTCAAACGCATCCTGCGCAAACTCGACCATCTGTCGATCTACCTGCTCATCGCCGGCAGCTACACCCCGTTCTGCCTGATCAGCCTGCGCGGGCCGTGGGGCTGGTGGCTGTTCGGCATCGTCTGGACGCTGGCGGCAATCGGCATGCTGCAGGAAATCAAGCCGCGCTCCGAAGCGCGCGTCATGTCACTGGTCATCTATGCCGTCATGGGCTGGATCGTGCTGGTCGCCATCAAGCCGCTGCTGGCCAGCCTCGGGTTGGCCGGGTTCCTGTGGCTGGCGGGCGGTGGCGTGTTCTACACCGTCGGCATCATCTTCTTCGCCTTCGACGAGCGCTTCCGCCACTGGCACGGTATCTGGCACCTCTTCGTCATCGCCGGCAGCCTGATGCACTTCATCGCGATACTGTTCTACGTGGTCTGA
- the crcB gene encoding fluoride efflux transporter CrcB, translating into MGMLHNFSFVNFLAVGFGAALGAWTRWLLGLGLNPLFLAVPLGTLAANVLGGYLVGVAVGIFHLNTHFPLAWKLFAITGFLGGLTTFSTFSAEVVERLLAGQPAWAIGLASVHLAGSLTATYLGLLTVGATRIWS; encoded by the coding sequence ATGGGCATGCTGCACAATTTCAGTTTTGTGAACTTTCTGGCGGTCGGTTTCGGTGCCGCGCTAGGGGCTTGGACACGCTGGTTGCTCGGGCTGGGCTTGAACCCGCTATTCCTTGCGGTGCCGCTCGGCACGTTGGCGGCCAATGTGCTTGGCGGCTACCTGGTAGGCGTGGCCGTCGGCATCTTCCATCTCAACACCCATTTCCCGCTGGCCTGGAAGTTGTTCGCGATTACCGGCTTCCTCGGAGGACTGACCACGTTTTCGACCTTCTCGGCCGAAGTCGTCGAACGTCTGCTGGCCGGCCAGCCAGCCTGGGCCATCGGCCTGGCCTCGGTGCATCTGGCCGGTTCGCTGACGGCGACCTATCTTGGCTTGCTGACGGTCGGCGCGACGCGTATCTGGTCCTGA